Part of the Candidatus Hydrogenedentota bacterium genome, CCGACCAGAAGCAGCAAATGATCCGCACCTGGGCTCCACCCGCCGAACCCAGGCTCCTCCACCGCCTCGGCTACGGCAACGCCAACCCCGCGGAGATGGGCTGGCTGCTGAGGGACGAGTGAGGCCCAAGCCGCAAGCCGTCAAACCCGTCCATCCGCCGCAGCGAATCCACCCTGTCCACTTCGTCCACCCTGTCCACTTCGTCCACCCTGTCCACTTCGTCCACTCCGTCCACTTCGTCCACTCTGTCCACTTCGTCCACTCTGTCCACTTCGTCCATTCGCCGCGGCGAATCCATTTCGTCCCCGCCGCGCCTACTGAATCACACTCATTACCACGGTCCTCCGTGGTAACACCTACCGCGCCACTCCTGCGGCGCAATCTGCCGGAATTCGATCGGGCGCCCTCACCCTCCAAAAATCTCCTCTTGACATCTCGCGCAAATTGTATCAGTATAAGGGTACAAAGTAACACGGCGAGACCCATGTACTTCCAGATTTCACTCAAAGACGGCGTGCCCATCTACCGCCAGATTGTCAACCAGGTGAAGTATATGGTCGCCTCCGGCCAGCTGACGCCCGGCGCGGAACTGCCCCCCATCCGCACCCTCGCGGAACAACTCCTGGTCACCCCCAATACCATCGTCAAGGCCTACGGCCAGCTCGAAACCGAGGGAGTCGTCTATAAGCGGCGCGGCGCCGGCACCTACATCGCCGAGAACGGCTCCCCCCTCAAGATGGCCGAGCAGCGGCGCATCCTGGCGGAGCGCGCGGACACCCTCCTCTCGGAGGCGCGCCAGATGGGCTACAACCTCAATGAGGTGTTGAGAATAATCCATGATCGGGCCACGGCGCTCGAAAAACAACCCGGCGGAAATCGGAAAGGGTAGGGACGCAATGGAGACGAACGTGGTGGAAATTCAAGGGGTCACCCGGGCTTTCGGCGGCCTCAAAGCCCTGGATAACATCGATTTCACGGTGCAGCCGGGCTGTGTGCACGGTCTGGTGGGCGCAAACGGCGCGGGAAAGACCACGCTCATCAAGCACATCCTCGGCCTGCTCAAGGCGAAGAACGGGAGCGTCCGCGTGTTCGGGCTCGACCCGGTGCGCAACCCCGTGGAGGTCCTCGTGCGCATTGGTTATCTCTCCGAGGAGCGCGATCTGCCGGAGTGGATGCGCATCCACGAGCTCATGCGCTACACCCAGGCCTACCATCCCAAATGGGACATGGACTACGCCGACGCGCTCATCAGAACCTTCGAACTCGACCCGCGCCAGAAAATCAAGACGCTCTCCCGCGGGCAGCGCGCGCAGACGGGACTCATCGCCGCCGTCGCGCACCGGCCCGACCTGCTGCTCCTCGACGAGCCCTCCTCCGGCCTAGACGCCG contains:
- a CDS encoding GntR family transcriptional regulator gives rise to the protein MYFQISLKDGVPIYRQIVNQVKYMVASGQLTPGAELPPIRTLAEQLLVTPNTIVKAYGQLETEGVVYKRRGAGTYIAENGSPLKMAEQRRILAERADTLLSEARQMGYNLNEVLRIIHDRATALEKQPGGNRKG
- a CDS encoding ABC transporter ATP-binding protein; translation: METNVVEIQGVTRAFGGLKALDNIDFTVQPGCVHGLVGANGAGKTTLIKHILGLLKAKNGSVRVFGLDPVRNPVEVLVRIGYLSEERDLPEWMRIHELMRYTQAYHPKWDMDYADALIRTFELDPRQKIKTLSRGQRAQTGLIAAVAHRPDLLLLDEPSSGLDAVVRKDILKEVVRAVADEGRTALFSSHLLDEVERMSDVVTMIHKGKIVLHGELDAIKEAHWRLSIRFPEAPTSRPEIPGVLSLDGIGRDYQAVCDGGLDEAKAALHALGAEITEARNASLEEIFVARVGRGALAREEG